A section of the Diabrotica virgifera virgifera chromosome 8, PGI_DIABVI_V3a genome encodes:
- the LOC126889944 gene encoding E3 ubiquitin-protein ligase siah-1-like isoform X1, with protein sequence MRTRKGPKFVKTQRNMAAEQIMQCPLCLETMSPPIIQCKVGHSMCGSCIKESGIKMCPTCREKLTTTRNYQLEQLIEGIKDVLKFDCAYQHKGCKFAVNKQDKENHERECKFRKFTCEGKRFAKWSCNWSGDYSEIYQHFKRDHKDNTRLEFKTDAVMKVSLKTSFNNVYLISLFSGQSYLYCKHRVDTSNKKIYFHFQFIGLKSQAQHYYYEFEVYKGTRKFKITEICTSDTSNIDITFAEEKCFVMSFIAVKNYLNEEGELPFKFRVMSTKKTSV encoded by the coding sequence GAATATGGCTGCAGAGCAAATTATGCAGTGTCCACTATGTTTGGAAACTATGTCACCGCCCATAATCCAGTGCAAAGTCGGCCATAGCATGTGTGGTTCGTGCATTAAAGAGAGTGGTATCAAAATGTGTCCAACCTGTCGGGAGAAGCTAACTACTACAAGAAATTATCAACTGGAACAATTGATAGAAGGAATAAAAGATGTTCTTAAATTCGATTGTGCTTATCAGCATAAAGGTTGCAAGTTCGCAGTCAACAAGCAAGATAAAGAAAATCACGAAAGAGAGTGTAAATTTAGGAAGTTTACCTGCGAGGGAAAGAGATTTGCAAAGTGGTCATGCAATTGGTCCGGTGATTATTCAGAAATTTATCAACATTTTAAGAGAGATCATAAAGATAATACCAGACTTGAGTTTAAAACTGATGCAGTGATGAAAGTTAGCCTAAAAACCAGCTTCAATAATGTCTATCTAATATCTTTATTCAGTGGACAAAGTTATTTATACTGCAAGCACCGAGTTGACACATCGAATAAAAAGATATACTTCCATTTTCAATTCATAGGACTAAAGAGTCAAGCACAACACTATTACTACGAATTTGAAGTTTACAAAGGCACTAGAAAGTTTAAAATTACTGAAATATGCACAAGCGACACATCAAACATTGATATAACGTTTGCTGAAGAAAAATGCTTCGTAATGTCTTTTATTGCtgtaaaaaattatttgaacgaAGAGGGAGAGCTCCCCTTTAAATTTAGGGTTATGTCCACTAAGAAAACGTCTgtgtaa
- the LOC126889944 gene encoding E3 ubiquitin-protein ligase siah-1-like isoform X2, which translates to MAAEQIMQCPLCLETMSPPIIQCKVGHSMCGSCIKESGIKMCPTCREKLTTTRNYQLEQLIEGIKDVLKFDCAYQHKGCKFAVNKQDKENHERECKFRKFTCEGKRFAKWSCNWSGDYSEIYQHFKRDHKDNTRLEFKTDAVMKVSLKTSFNNVYLISLFSGQSYLYCKHRVDTSNKKIYFHFQFIGLKSQAQHYYYEFEVYKGTRKFKITEICTSDTSNIDITFAEEKCFVMSFIAVKNYLNEEGELPFKFRVMSTKKTSV; encoded by the coding sequence ATGGCTGCAGAGCAAATTATGCAGTGTCCACTATGTTTGGAAACTATGTCACCGCCCATAATCCAGTGCAAAGTCGGCCATAGCATGTGTGGTTCGTGCATTAAAGAGAGTGGTATCAAAATGTGTCCAACCTGTCGGGAGAAGCTAACTACTACAAGAAATTATCAACTGGAACAATTGATAGAAGGAATAAAAGATGTTCTTAAATTCGATTGTGCTTATCAGCATAAAGGTTGCAAGTTCGCAGTCAACAAGCAAGATAAAGAAAATCACGAAAGAGAGTGTAAATTTAGGAAGTTTACCTGCGAGGGAAAGAGATTTGCAAAGTGGTCATGCAATTGGTCCGGTGATTATTCAGAAATTTATCAACATTTTAAGAGAGATCATAAAGATAATACCAGACTTGAGTTTAAAACTGATGCAGTGATGAAAGTTAGCCTAAAAACCAGCTTCAATAATGTCTATCTAATATCTTTATTCAGTGGACAAAGTTATTTATACTGCAAGCACCGAGTTGACACATCGAATAAAAAGATATACTTCCATTTTCAATTCATAGGACTAAAGAGTCAAGCACAACACTATTACTACGAATTTGAAGTTTACAAAGGCACTAGAAAGTTTAAAATTACTGAAATATGCACAAGCGACACATCAAACATTGATATAACGTTTGCTGAAGAAAAATGCTTCGTAATGTCTTTTATTGCtgtaaaaaattatttgaacgaAGAGGGAGAGCTCCCCTTTAAATTTAGGGTTATGTCCACTAAGAAAACGTCTgtgtaa